aaacactgaaaaaaatgcagcgctccgcccagtgctcgtagagacattacacgaaggAGTTTAGGGGagaaagacagtggccatgatgttcttatgagcagcatctcgcgtCCGCTGACTGCtcttatatcaaaatttgtctcgtatctcaagataaatatttgcccgaaatttcactcgtatctcgaaatactcgtatgtcgaggtgccactgtataagaaaatgtgaataaaaaaacactgattaTGACCCCCTCCCCCAATAACATTCTAAACTCGACCTCCCCACTATAATATTGAACTCACTAACAACGATTGATGACTAATTCACTTCAACTTTGAACGCTTAAGTTTCAATGCCTTTGCTACCactaggtgtccaatccatttttgatAGGTCGCTCCTGTTctttcccagttaaaatggattggatgtctaagtATCCCCATCAAAAGTAGACAGTCAATTCTAATCTAAGTTTTGGAATGTCAGCTTTGGTTTCCATGACAACTGACGTACATTTCTTTCACtgggaactttaaaaaaaaaatacaaacactttAAAGTGGTGCTGCGTTCAGGTAAAATCGCAAAATGCAAGTTGCCACCAACATAATTTGGTAGCTCAGTAAGGAATAGGGTTTCATGGCAGTGAATTGCAGATGGCTTTTGCATGCATACTCGTTATCGTGGTTGACGCAAAATGCACACAAAAGCAGTACattttaccatttaaaaaaataatgtgcatGTTAGAAATTTAGTTTGCATGTTTCGACTAATATAATGAGCTTATGACAAAATGCTTGTTGATGTGgaagcatttttatttcatttttcacaattgggccaaaaaaagaaagatctgTTGCagctttaaaatgtcttttaacgTGTGGAATTTTTTATGCCAAAACTGCTTTCCTGTGAATGAAGTGTCGTCGACGTGTtccgaggggaaaaaaaagacgcgTACTTTTTGTGTACTCTTTACTGTAAGCGCATTCCCGTCGTCCTAATGGTGATGTAaagtataaattatttttaaacaaaggcGGTTGTCGTTGCGCTTTTTGGCTTTCTGTGCTAAATAGTTGTTTTCtggtgtaaaaaagaaaaaaaaagtgcactacGTCTGAAATATGGAACACAAAACCTGCcctgtgatttttatttttgtatgactGGCCActcttttgaagaaaaaaaactggaatgttGTACATTTAGTGCCTTTTACATTTCGTCAGCTAACTTGAACGTCTACTTCCTCGCTTAGAAAAGATgagattcatttattttttttcctgttattgTATGTATCTTTTTTAATATGCGTGATAGGCTGTGCTGTATCCAACACTTGTTTAAATTGTATCAAAAAATAACGTTTCTggccagattttttttgcttttcgtTTTTAGTTGGTTGTACATGACATCAAGCTTTTCCGAGTCTGCGCTCAAAATGTCTTCTGAACCAAATTTGCTGTTTTAATCTGATCAAATAAACCAAATGTATTCACTGGATACTTATAGTGacattttaaactttatttttactttatttatacttttttagcCTCActcgccccccaaaaaatctgttaaaaataggaaacccccaaaaaatgttcatttttttttattgaacaagACAACACAAATTGcacatacacaaaaataaatacattgtttaaaaaaagaaaaaaaaagattaataatgAGTGAGTACGTTAGCGCCTTTTTTGCATCATGCTACAACAGTAatgcacaaaaaacaataagTTAATTTGCAAGTTCAAATTTGACCAACAATCACGTTTAAAGttttacatccatttttttaaaaatcattgggGGAAAAAGCGACAAATTGTGCAGTTTTGTGGCCtgtgatgtgtgtgtatacatatatacacacacagacacacaaatatatacatagtgttTAAAATTCATACacatgtatgtagtatatatagatatgtacgtacacatttatatatatttacatatacacacacatatgtacatatacatatatacacacataaatatgtaTAAACTAAGGAAGAGTCCCGTCCAAGAGCTTTTTGCGAAATTGGCGAGCGTCCAGTGTTATAATGGAAAGAATTGGAGAGGCGTCACATGACTTCAGTGGCTTGACAGCAGCAGTGAAGGAGAAAAAGTGgaggtgtaaaaataacaaacgTGCGTTCGATGAAGACCATCTGAAGTGTATACATAGAATGAGACGTGTGCAAAATGAAGACTCTTTCGATTTGTCACACACCAAAGCCCCCCTGTCCAAGTCAGTCGCTCGCCGTCCCCAGTAGCTTCTTGTACTTCAGTTCCACTTCCTGCAATGGACAATTTTCCATCTTAAAACACAAAGTTCTTCTACCCCATTTTTTAAGGGTTCCAAAAAGCCATGCAGTAGATTGCTGTAAattttgtatattattttttttaatcattttccagtgcatttaaagcaaaaaaaaacttttttccactttttaatggaaaaataaattcattataTTTATTGGAAATGCCTATTGTAAAATGATACATATCATTTAATagattaaaaagcatttttgaaaatggttagagaaattgaaataaaaaaatacatgttttaacTCAAGAAAATTTGTGAAGACAAAATAGaagaaatacatgaaaaagTTTAAAGTGTAAATAATACAATAAGTAAATAATGTTTGGATGCAATCCATGAGCTAGAAGTAGACGAAAGCAAAGTACTACCTACCTTGAGGTACTGCAAGTCGGCTTGCAGAAGGCGCAGGTGCGTCATGAGGCGTCTGCTGAGCTCAGGTCGCCCTCCGTTCTCCGACGACAGCAACTTGCTCATGTCCACCGCGTCCGCCGTGGCGTCGCCATCCTCCGACTCCTCCCCACCTCCCCCTGGATCAATGGCGCCTGGAGATTTGCGTTCACAATGCACCCAATGataggtaaatgaatgagataaaattacaagtactactgctttctctcacagggtggtggcccagtggctaagtcatcagtctcccacatctgtggtcctgggttcaaatccaagtgcaggcaaagattttcccaatattgttcaggtaaaagtataagtattaatgcctaagtgtttaacagAATAAGTtttcagtagtggatgaagcattttgtacaaaaaatgactaagtgtttcaccccatttcctaggataaaacgtttcaacacccatgtataagtggggcacgagttggtgtagtgggttgcacactcgcctttgcaccgagagaacgtgagttcgcttcccggtgtcggcggttcactgaccaagcaagcggtcgagggtcggccgaaggccgacccgagaacgcctttcgcacagacaggtccttcaactgtcttccgaactgccgaaggcagttcggaatataaccttttgctgaaaagtatgactaagtgtttaatataaataaaaaagttttttcttttttttttcccttcttcttattccattgaccatttcttctttccaagtattttcagccaaacgacggcagcgagaatcgaacccaggtctcccagacgggagtcctgtgatctaacctctgcgccaaccaagtgactacacttttctttgtagtCATTTGAGTATTGTTaggagaagtccacagaaacaactaagtgaaaaagtgtcccaaccgggaatcgaacccaggtctcccagacggaagtccagtgatctaacctctgcgccaaccaagtgactacacttttctttgtaatcatttgagtatttttagaagtagtccacagaaacaactaagtgaaaaagtgtcccaaccgggaatcgaacccaggtcccctgGACAGGAgttcagtgaactaacctctgcgccaaccaagcgACTACACTTTCTTTGGTAATCAATTGAGTTTCTTGGCtacaagtacacagaaacaactaggGAAAAATATTTCCCGACTgggatttgaattaaaaaataaatcgtaTTGAGAGTATGTGTTTTAAATAAACCCCTCCCACCCCCGAAAGCTCAGTTTCACAGTATTTTTCAGAGTACAACATGAAAATGTACCCACATATTGGTAGTTTTCTCAAACATAGTCAGTGGCTGGAAACTTTACCGTTTTGTTGACTTTGGGGCTGCTCTTTTTGGAAGACCACGCACGATGCGGCGCCATTGTCGGGTTCGATACCGGTGTCCCCGTGGGGCAAAGTGCCGCTGGTCTTTTCGTCCATCATGTGATGAAAGAGGAGCTGCTTCAGTATCCCCactgaaaaggaaaaatggcctttttaaaaatatattcaagaaataaaataaaaatacagatttttaaatccaaacatATTATATACCCAGTTTCTATATTTTGTATAatagttttaatcattttccagtatttaaaaaaaaatctaaataaataaaacactattttttccacttttttaaattggaaataataCATGAATTATATTTATTGAAGATTCCTATTATAAAATGAAGCAGAAAtcattaatagaaaaaaaagctttttttctaaaaatgtttagaaaaattgaaataaaaaagataCATCTTTTAAAACTGCATATTTAGTTGATATTTTCTATtagaaaagaataataaaactaGAATAGCTCTCTTTTCCCTTTTGAATAGTTTATGTAGTTAATCGAATATTGACTGTTTTAccattttaatagaaaaaataaatattaaaagataaaaaaaacaagtataaaaaataaaacaaaaaatacaaagggaGTGTTTGCTATTACAATCCCAAAAATGGACAAATTATGGACTCAGAAAAGCTATCAATTAATTGCGAATGAAAGCATAAATAGGACGTGGACAGCAACAACTACGAGTCTGACACCCCAGAGTTAGACTGATTTGAGATCGGTTTCTAACTCACGTGTCTCCAGCGCTTCTTCCGCTTTGGAGGACGAGGACGACTCCCGGATTTCATCGTCTTCGTCTTCCTCTAGCTGAGCGTCCAGGAAGGCCTCCAACTCTTCCTCGTCTACCTCCCCggcctcttcctcctcccctaCTTCGTCTCCGGCCTTCTCCTCATCCTCGTCCTCCGACTTGATGCCGTCGAAGGGGTTGGACGCGGGGGGTGGAGTGACGTCGGCTGACTCTGATCAAGCGGGTCGGTGCATTGCGAAGAGTTACCAAATATATTATCATTCTGGTGCGAAGCGAGGCTACCTGAAATGTGGTTGCTGTCTTTGTTGGGTTTCTCCATCTCACAGTTGATCATCTCAATGGCTTCTTGCTcatttctgaaaaaataaaataaataataatcatcaaaaagttttcaaatgtatcattaaaatgtttaaaacattCTTTCAATCAATGTTCTTTGCACTTCTTTATGAAAACTAATtgtttaagattaaaaaaaaagatgagaaacACTAGGTTCATTGTAAATAGAATTGTGATTTGTTTCTAATGAAATTAAATGCTataaaccaaaaatatatactaaaatAAGTTACCTTATTgtcaaaaacaccaaaaaagaaattcccaattaattaaaaaaattaaaaatcattatCATAAAAGCTacaattttccaaataaaaaattgcattaaaataaaaatgtggaaaaagccCTTATTAATTTATGAAGCAATATATAACAAGAAAATACagcttttaaaccaaaaaaaagtaaaaaaatgaagtaaaaatatttttgttcattttaaaattaaaatatattttttaaagatacaacATTTTCACTCTCCACCCCATCGATTAAAAACATTTGCCTAAATAAATCCACTGACGGGTTTGTGCCGTGTGCGTTGTTGTCGCCGCTGTGCGAATTAGCCTTCATGGCATCGGCGCATTGCGTGATGAGACACTGCCACCTGCAAGCAAGAAAAATCCATCAAATAATAATCAAGCGGGACGCGGCGGATCGCCAGCCCGCCCGACTCACGTCCTCTGGTCCGACACGCTCTGTGCCGTCAGCTCGTAAATCTGCGCTCCGATTTCCGACATGGACAGCACGAAGAAGGACTTTTTGTCTGAAGTCGAGACGGGAAGGTGATCAAAGTCTCGGTGGGCGACGGAGAGCATAAAACGTCGTCGAGCGTTTACTGGTAGCGACGGGTCGGACCAGCACGGTTCCGAGTTTGACCACGGGACTGAAGCTGAACTTGGAGtctgtggcggcggcggcgccggcggcgtTCTTGCTGTGGAACTTGAGCAGCAGGCGTTCGTCCTGCTTTTGCAACAGCACCAAGATGTCCTCCAGCAGAAGCGTGTACAGATCTAACAAAGCAGGACTTAATGAGGAAAGGCGCAAAGACATCAGGTCGTTCGTCCCTGTACCGATTCTCTTGTCTTTGTTGACTTTCCAGGACAGCGGACCCTCGTGGACCATCTTCCTCTTGGTTAAATCCAGATTCTGGAGGAGAGTCAAAATTTGGATTTCCTTCATTTCTGATTTCCGATACGGATTACGGATGTTTTTCTTACCCGCAGCTCAGCGATCATCGGGTTCTCGTTGGGTTTCAGTGACGAGATGTCCAATCTTCTCTGGTAGTCCAGCAGCCTCTTTAGTGAGAAAGGAAGTAGAATAGAAGGATCTATCGCTATTTTAACCCATTCAGACTGTACATGCAGAATCATGCATTTattaatgaataaagttatctaatctaacctAATGTGACCTATTTTGGCTATtggcaaaaatgtaaatagtgCAATTTATTCACAAGTTAAACTCACTGAAGGCCTATTATGCTATTCCAAAAACTGTTGAGGTTACAATAAAGTCGCAACATTTGCAAttgttatggaaaaaaaaagtgcgacCCAGAAAACATGGTAATTATATTTTCAAAGTATTCAACTGGTCAATCGCCCCTGCCAATTATAATGGATTGGTTGTCTAGTGGCGCTATTAGCGGGCAATATTCAAGTAAGTGCCCTTTAGGGGCGAAATTAATGTTAATAATTAGCGCATGAAAGGGTTAAGTGGTCTGAATTTCTACCTGTTTGTTCTCTGCTTCTTTAACTGCCTGGTTGACGCGGTTGAGGATCTGCTTGCAGCATTCCCCGGCCTTTTTCACCTTGTCTGCTTCCTCTTGGTCCTCTGCAGCATCGCCATGACAACCCAAAAATGGAATGAGGAAAATGAGGACACCCCACACCgtaataccccccaaaaaatgaaataagatcCTCATGTAAAGTAGTGCTGACAAAATCTAAACTACTTTAAAACCCCTAAGAAAAGACAATAAAATACACCTAAATAATAATGAAGAcccaaaacattttccaaaactcaAAATGCAAAGCATGCCCACCTGTGTACTTGGCGATTTTTTCCAAGAGAAGCGGGTACTTGGTGGCTCTTTGCATTTCCATGGGGATGATGTCTTTCAGCTGGAGGCGGCGACACAACCGATCGCTCTCGGCCGCCTGGCCAAAACGAAAATAAATGGCTGCCGCTCACTCAAAACGGTCGCGGGGTGCCGTCGCCCGTGTGTTTCTCACCTGCATAAATATGGTGAACCTCTGATCCTTCTTCTTCTTACTCTTGATGAACTCCAGTGCAGACGGTTGGTTGCTGCAGAAAGTGGCCACCGCGCttcttattttctcttcttcCTCGCCACTAAACTGCAATTCATACACGTACGTCCAATATGAAGTGAAGTAGCGTTCATTTTCGGCGAGCGGGATTGAGCACACCACGTACCCAGGCCAAGAGATCCTCTCCAATCTGACCGATGACGGATGTCTCGCTCCTTTTTCTGATGGCCGCCATTTGCTCCGTCAAGGAAACTGGAAAAAGTGTGTATAGAAAGATTATTTTAAGCAGAAAAATCattctaaataatattttaaatattagaTCTTTTGCCgcaaagtctgctgggataggatccagcacccccatgaccctgaCAAATTTAAGCAGTACATATACTGAGAATGAACAATAGAATGAATATTAGATCTTGACCaagtaatattttaaaaatagccataatttaatttatatagaaaatatatattacccagaaaataatggcaaattttaataaaaataagattagGAAAGCAAATTTAAGGTATCCTCAATACAAAAAAGAAGgtcaatggagaaaaaaatgtaattatttgtatgaaaatattggaaaatatgcacaaaaatgcaaaaaataaatggcaaaattaaaccaaatgaatcaaaaatgtatttcaaaatagttgacacggacaaaaaaaatacattaaaaataaattacaaatattatttatatttcaaaaatacaacaaaaaaatgatccaaagtAAAATGAAGTGTGAACATTCTGAAACTAATGCTAAGAGATAACTAAGAGCCAAAGTAGtataaacaaaacacatttacaggttattaaaaaaaaaaaaaaaagaatatgctAAATACAACAATAAAGTAACACCacaacatctttaaaaaatgttcaactaACGCAATGCTCACCATGCAGTTGTAAAATGTCCTCCAGGTTGGCGAAGATGCTCTTGATATCATCCGGAGGCAAAATGGCGTCCTTACTGAGGCGCGTGTAGAACACGCCGTCCAAAACCTTCAGCGTGCGCAAGTGTGCTCGCTCCGTGTAGAACAATTCTAGGGAGAAAAATGTGTCAGGATCTCGGGACGCCCAAGCCATCGAGCGAGCCTCACCGTTGATGACTTCTTGTCTCTTGATCTCCTGCGGCGGCAGGGCGGCCAGAACCTCGCGGCTCACCAGGCTCCGCCAATTAAGCGAGTCGTCCTCGCCGGCCGCCTCACACGTCAGTTCGTCCTCGCTGGCCACGTCCGGCCCCTCCATCCTGTCGATGGGTCAGTGCCAAAAGGAAATACTACTTTatgaaatcattttcattttaaaaaggtctTGACTGTCTTATGCATTTCTACCTGAAGCTATCGTGGTCTCCCTCCTCCTGCAAGTGCTCCAAGTTGGAAGGAGTGAAATCAAATTGCGTGCCGGCCTGGCTGCAGACGCCATCGTGCGGGTCGCCGGCCGCCGCCTCGCCAACTCGCGGCTGGACGCAGAATGGAGAGAGGTCTGGAAAAGGTCCAGAAAGAAATGTAAGAGGGGAGGCCATCGACCGCTAGTTTCCCCGGTCGGCTCTTCCTACTGGTGTCGGAGTCTTGACCGCTGGCATCCGAGGTCAACGTGGTAGGCGAACTGTGAGGCGACGAGGCGCTCAAAACGTCGGAACCTTCGCTGGGCTGTCTCCCGCGGATCTTTGCCGACGGATTGGGGGGGCACGAGTCGGTGGGCTCCGAAGTGGTATGAGAGAGGAGCTTCGGGGAACGCTGCTTATTCACCTCCGTGGCCTTGCCCACTGGAAAAGCACGCCACAATCCGGGTGACTAGAACTCgacgtattttccgcactattaAGGCTAAAAGACTTCTTTTGGGGAatatattggttaatcatttcAGCCCCACTAGTACTGCCTGCCACTAGTACTGCCTGCCACTAGTACTGCCTGCCACTAGTACTGCCTGCCACTAGTACTGCCTGCCAGTAGTACTGCCTGCCACTAGTACTGCCTGCCACTAGTACTGCATCTTTCTAGTACTGCATCTTTCTAGTACTGCATCTTTCTAGTACTGCCTGCCACTAGTACTGCCTGCCACTAGTACTGCCTGCCACTAGTACTGCCTGCCACTAGTACTGCCTGCCACTAGTACTGCCTGCCACTAGTACTGCATCTTTCTAGTACTACATCTTTCTAGTACTGCCTGCCACTAGTACTGCATCTTTCTAGTACTGCCTGCCGCTAGTAGTGCATCCTTCTAGTACTGCCTGCCACTAGTACTGCATCCTTCTAGTACTGCCTGCCACTAGTACTGCATCCTTCTAGTACTGCCTGCCACTAGTACCGCCTGCCAGTAGTACTGCCACTAGTACCGTCTGCCAATAACAatagtactaccagtactactagtagtattactaatagtactactagtagtattaataatagtactactagcACTACTAGTTGTAT
This portion of the Stigmatopora nigra isolate UIUO_SnigA chromosome 19, RoL_Snig_1.1, whole genome shotgun sequence genome encodes:
- the LOC144212912 gene encoding rho guanine nucleotide exchange factor 12-like translates to MSGTQTTLTDRTPNILNKDPPERKPKNDKCGVSLKHEFDPTGLVQRCVIIQRDENGFGLTVSGDNPVFVQLVKEDGAAMRAGVQTGDRIIKVNGTLVTHSNHTEVVKLIKSGSYVALTVLGRPPGLPQIHLEEHEEDDTLDEEEQGDSDQSTHNSLVGDGRGSAPCNPEGHLHSSLLDGDGSTRILETGEGNCVDTNSDGFSSNSTPDTSTAASPPYLLHPQIIGAEDDYFDSQHEQTSGQCSCFQSIDTLKGRPAHLAVFLHHVVSQFDPAPLLCFLYADIHKQTSSKESRRFFMEFHSLFMDRAANLKVPVPETVAAELEKRRLELIPEDVCRQCTQGLQNSLMPDLHKNLEDFRQKRSMGLTLAEDELSRLDADGAKEPSAWERECSCAEHILSKIEDILLTSPPTEEEKCQTMQYVILTYMKHLGVKTKEPRGLEHKRARINFLPKIKSRIKPDKDGEEKVKKPRFPNILVPQRRHSRVDSTSVGKATEVNKQRSPKLLSHTTSEPTDSCPPNPSAKIRGRQPSEGSDVLSASSPHSSPTTLTSDASGQDSDTNLSPFCVQPRVGEAAAGDPHDGVCSQAGTQFDFTPSNLEHLQEEGDHDSFRMEGPDVASEDELTCEAAGEDDSLNWRSLVSREVLAALPPQEIKRQEVINELFYTERAHLRTLKVLDGVFYTRLSKDAILPPDDIKSIFANLEDILQLHVSLTEQMAAIRKRSETSVIGQIGEDLLAWFSGEEEEKIRSAVATFCSNQPSALEFIKSKKKKDQRFTIFMQAAESDRLCRRLQLKDIIPMEMQRATKYPLLLEKIAKYTEDQEEADKVKKAGECCKQILNRVNQAVKEAENKQRLLDYQRRLDISSLKPNENPMIAELRNLDLTKRKMVHEGPLSWKVNKDKRIDLYTLLLEDILVLLQKQDERLLLKFHSKNAAGAAAATDSKFSFSPVVKLGTVLVRPVATNKKSFFVLSMSEIGAQIYELTAQSVSDQRTWQCLITQCADAMKANSHSGDNNAHGTNPNEQEAIEMINCEMEKPNKDSNHISESADVTPPPASNPFDGIKSEDEDEEKAGDEVGEEEEAGEVDEEELEAFLDAQLEEDEDDEIRESSSSSKAEEALETLGILKQLLFHHMMDEKTSGTLPHGDTGIEPDNGAASCVVFQKEQPQSQQNGAIDPGGGGEESEDGDATADAVDMSKLLSSENGGRPELSRRLMTHLRLLQADLQYLKEVELKYKKLLGTASD